The Hypanus sabinus isolate sHypSab1 chromosome 1, sHypSab1.hap1, whole genome shotgun sequence genome contains a region encoding:
- the LOC132394340 gene encoding uncharacterized protein LOC132394340, giving the protein MDKDRSGTRVEVLSCKKAKFEEMRKDLKSMDWVRLFSGKDVIGKWEAFKGEILRVQSLYVPVRIKGKVNKKKEPWFSRDIGNLIKKKREIYDRYRQQGANKVLEDYNKCKKILKKEIRRAKRRREVALAVKVKDNPKSFYRYIKSKRTVRDKIGPLEDQSGRLCMEPQEMGEILNGFFASVFTKETGKKSMEIRQINREVMELIQIKEEEVLAILRQIRVDKSPGPDRVFLRTLKETKVEIAGALADIFKMLVPEDWRISHVVTLFKKGSKSNLGNYRLVNLTSVLDKLLEGVLRLIRESQRGFVRARSCLTNLLEFFEEVTRKVDEGKAVDVVYMDFSKAFD; this is encoded by the coding sequence atggataaagatagatctggtacTCGGGTTGAAGTACTAAGCtgcaaaaaggccaaatttgaagagatgagaaaagatctaaaaagcatggattgggtcaggttgttctctggcaaggatgtgattggtaagtgggaggccttcaaaggagaaattttgagagtgcagagtttgtatgttcctgtcaggattaaaggcaaagtgaataagaaaaaggaaccttggttctcgagggatattggaaatctgataaagaagaaaagagagatatatgacaggtataggcaacaaggagcaaataaAGTGCTTGAGGACTATAATaagtgcaagaaaatacttaagaaagaaatcaggagggctaaaagaagacgtgaggttgctttggcagtcaaggtgaaggataatccaaagagcttctacaggtatattaagagcaaaaggacagtaagggataaaattggtcctcttgaagatcagagtggtcggctatgtatggaaccacaagaaatgggggagatcttaaatgggttttttgcatctgtatttactaaggaaactggcaagaagtctatggaaataaggcaaataaatagggaggtcatggaacttattcagattaaagaggaggaggtgcttgctatcttgaggcaaatcagagtagataaatccccaggacctgatagaGTATTccttcggaccttgaaggagactaaagttgaaattgcaggggccttggcagatatatttaaaatgttggtgccagaggattggaggatatctCATGTTGTtacgttgtttaaaaaaggctctaaaagtaatctgggaaattataggctggtaaatttgacatcagtattagataaattattggaaggggTACTaagacttattagggagagtcagcgtggctttgtacgtgctagatcatgtttaaccaatctattagagttttttgaggaggttaccaggaaagtggatgaagggaaggcagtagatgttgtctacatggacttcagtaaggcctttgactag